One segment of Leptospirillum ferrooxidans C2-3 DNA contains the following:
- a CDS encoding multiheme c-type cytochrome, protein MEWNKKWFRWGFSFLIFLIVVSGALGIIHEGHAGATESMFLHRYVGVQSCEACHSSGLLGRQFQAWKSSPHSRAFLDLSSREALDIGKRLGVSDPKTSQRCLSCHVTAPNAALPEAVSTFRMKDGVQCESCHGPGEDYTHYSVMIDPKKAREAGLVIHPDKKTCLTCHNPSSPTYKGFDEKTAMSQIAHPLPPAMSEKFGSSLTGGAP, encoded by the coding sequence ATGGAATGGAATAAAAAGTGGTTCAGGTGGGGATTTTCGTTCCTGATTTTTCTGATTGTCGTTTCCGGCGCTCTTGGTATTATCCATGAAGGCCATGCGGGTGCAACGGAAAGCATGTTCCTGCATCGATATGTCGGAGTCCAGTCCTGTGAGGCCTGCCATTCATCAGGCCTTTTAGGGCGGCAATTCCAGGCTTGGAAATCCAGTCCCCATTCCCGCGCCTTTCTCGATCTTTCCTCAAGGGAGGCACTGGATATAGGAAAGCGTCTCGGTGTTTCAGATCCGAAAACCAGCCAGAGATGTCTGTCCTGCCATGTTACGGCGCCAAACGCTGCCTTGCCGGAAGCGGTTTCGACATTCCGGATGAAGGATGGCGTTCAGTGTGAATCCTGCCATGGTCCGGGGGAAGACTATACCCACTACAGCGTTATGATTGATCCCAAAAAAGCCAGGGAAGCGGGTCTGGTGATCCATCCTGATAAGAAAACCTGCCTGACCTGCCATAATCCTTCATCCCCCACTTACAAGGGATTTGATGAAAAGACGGCCATGAGCCAGATCGCTCATCCTCTCCCGCCGGCCATGAGTGAGAAGTTCGGTTCCTCCTTAACGGGAGGTGCCCCATGA
- a CDS encoding TetR/AcrR family transcriptional regulator, which translates to MEKNSFSTDTGRSPRCRNILQSALSCFAEEGFHRTTNKKIAARAGVAEGLLYHYFPDKEALLFAIIEEKFSQESSPIQKVYAEWEEKLQNNEISGKDLEVFLQQVGEATISSLILHRDVFRIVVSEYRLLEKDREPLYPRMVYELSLNRFNRIVSVLAGWSEIRDVAQYFLGALFSNFFFQEILSGKKIWPVDDKIFLSRLIDHFMKGLGPIAGSNLLEGQNGME; encoded by the coding sequence ATGGAAAAGAATTCTTTTTCTACCGATACAGGCCGATCCCCAAGATGCCGGAATATTCTTCAGTCAGCACTGTCCTGCTTTGCGGAGGAAGGATTCCACCGGACGACAAATAAGAAGATTGCGGCTCGTGCAGGAGTGGCAGAAGGGCTTTTGTATCATTACTTCCCTGATAAGGAAGCTCTTTTGTTTGCCATCATCGAAGAGAAGTTCTCTCAGGAGTCTTCTCCGATCCAGAAGGTCTATGCCGAGTGGGAAGAGAAGCTTCAAAACAATGAGATCTCCGGAAAAGATCTGGAGGTTTTTCTCCAACAGGTGGGGGAGGCGACCATTTCGTCCCTCATCTTGCATCGTGATGTCTTCAGGATCGTTGTCTCGGAATATCGTCTCCTTGAAAAAGATCGTGAGCCCCTGTATCCGAGGATGGTCTATGAGCTCAGTCTGAACCGATTCAACCGGATTGTTTCGGTGCTTGCGGGATGGTCAGAGATCAGGGATGTTGCCCAGTACTTTCTGGGGGCACTCTTTTCCAATTTCTTTTTCCAGGAAATCCTTTCAGGAAAAAAAATCTGGCCAGTGGACGACAAGATTTTTCTCTCAAGATTGATTGATCATTTTATGAAGGGATTGGGACCGATTGCAGGATCCAATCTTTTAGAGGGCCAGAATGGAATGGAATAA
- the queF gene encoding preQ(1) synthase yields the protein MSKKHVPSHIPIPASPYGTQAIQEAILEPWPNPAPEEIYETNISYPEFTCLCPRSGYPDFATILIRYRPAQKIVELKSLKLYLNSFRDRAISHEAVTALIYRDLMNLLEPSFLEVKGDFNVRGNVKTVISIDSEMRKATGKSSKKR from the coding sequence ATGTCAAAAAAACACGTGCCTTCCCATATCCCCATTCCAGCTTCCCCCTACGGAACACAAGCCATTCAGGAAGCGATCCTTGAGCCCTGGCCCAATCCGGCACCGGAGGAAATCTACGAAACGAACATTTCCTACCCGGAGTTCACATGCCTGTGCCCAAGATCCGGATATCCGGACTTCGCGACAATCCTCATCCGCTATCGGCCTGCCCAAAAGATTGTCGAACTCAAAAGTCTCAAACTGTATCTGAACAGCTTCAGGGACAGGGCCATCTCTCATGAAGCGGTAACAGCCCTGATTTATCGCGATTTAATGAATCTGCTGGAGCCCAGCTTTCTGGAGGTCAAGGGAGACTTCAATGTCAGGGGGAACGTGAAGACCGTCATCAGCATCGACTCCGAGATGCGAAAAGCCACCGGAAAATCTTCCAAAAAGCGTTAG
- a CDS encoding DUF1571 domain-containing protein, whose protein sequence is MKGFLKKRFSNTAARVFWVVFFLSGSSLASGFPDGLPDPLRPLLPPGSVLSPGPWRYDEAAGRAIVQGEHKTTLSLTSYRCLVRTFYHEEKVGRRLKADEKMILSVRAPGDIRVDLLRPRKGAWLIYRKDTNQVRVKPFSFLPMILALDPDSSLITSRFGHTINHADYESFYSRVLAPACLLGGCVYLDRGTSMDHEVRIINVAPVFGIARPIFGRMWVSFDRKTGLPVSISTMNSRGRFMERITYAHCQWNPSFSKKFFRE, encoded by the coding sequence ATGAAAGGGTTTCTGAAAAAACGGTTTTCAAACACTGCTGCAAGAGTTTTTTGGGTTGTCTTCTTCCTCTCTGGATCCTCTCTGGCCAGTGGGTTCCCTGATGGGCTTCCTGATCCGCTCCGGCCACTTCTTCCTCCGGGATCAGTTCTCTCTCCTGGGCCCTGGCGATATGATGAAGCCGCCGGTCGGGCCATCGTCCAAGGCGAACACAAGACTACCCTTTCCCTTACCTCATACCGTTGTCTTGTCCGAACCTTCTATCATGAAGAAAAAGTGGGGAGACGTCTGAAAGCGGACGAAAAAATGATTCTTTCGGTCCGTGCACCAGGTGATATCAGGGTCGACCTGCTTCGTCCGAGAAAGGGTGCCTGGCTGATCTATCGAAAGGATACGAACCAGGTTCGGGTCAAGCCTTTTTCTTTTCTTCCGATGATATTGGCTCTGGATCCGGACTCCTCCCTGATCACATCCCGCTTTGGCCATACGATCAACCATGCGGATTACGAAAGTTTTTACTCCAGGGTGCTGGCTCCAGCCTGTCTTCTGGGTGGCTGTGTCTATCTCGACAGGGGGACTTCCATGGACCATGAAGTTCGCATCATCAACGTGGCCCCGGTTTTTGGCATCGCCCGCCCGATTTTCGGAAGGATGTGGGTCAGTTTCGACAGGAAGACAGGACTTCCTGTTTCCATTTCGACAATGAATTCCCGGGGGAGGTTCATGGAGAGAATCACCTATGCCCACTGTCAGTGGAATCCCTCGTTTTCCAAGAAGTTTTTCAGGGAATAA
- a CDS encoding GAF and ANTAR domain-containing protein, giving the protein MKKSGADGPAQDEDGISRPPLGHLESLRDDRNQEELKKELRLLRGLLRITHSESPLEERLDLAIRLSREILNFDVALIYLLDEEKTHLVLKASSLTLPGFLSHFSLRLGEGLTGWVARERSPVIISKKAWLDPRFKTFPSLSDESCEAFISIPLVAKDRLLGVMNFQFRDVYEPSDREVELLVVLALELSLVIDHVLLFEEARKKARQIEALSQVSESITSSRYLEEILHLIVTVTAEMTSSTLCSLMIYDQEEGLVIRATQTLSQEYRNKPPIKIGESISGLVFRDGRPIWVENVQADPRYSFKDLAKKENLVSLLSVPMMIKNRPIGVINVYTSKVHRFSEDEVTVLQTVANQAAIAWENTSLLQKNIEMEEALESRKKIDRAKSILMKTNHITEDEAYRLLQKKSMNIRKSMKEIAEAILLANDLKEG; this is encoded by the coding sequence GTGAAGAAAAGTGGAGCAGACGGTCCAGCTCAGGATGAGGACGGCATCAGCCGTCCGCCGTTGGGACATCTTGAAAGTCTGAGGGATGATCGTAATCAGGAAGAGCTGAAAAAGGAGCTACGCCTTCTGCGGGGTCTCCTGCGGATCACTCACAGCGAGTCTCCCCTGGAGGAGCGCCTGGACCTTGCCATCCGGCTCTCCCGGGAGATCCTCAATTTTGATGTGGCGCTGATTTATCTTCTTGATGAAGAAAAGACCCATCTTGTTCTGAAGGCTTCTTCCCTCACACTTCCGGGCTTTTTAAGCCATTTTTCCCTTCGTCTCGGGGAAGGTCTCACCGGTTGGGTGGCCCGTGAGCGATCTCCGGTGATCATCTCCAAAAAAGCGTGGCTCGATCCCAGGTTCAAAACCTTTCCCTCCCTGAGTGACGAATCTTGTGAAGCCTTTATCTCGATTCCTCTGGTGGCAAAGGATCGTCTCCTTGGGGTCATGAATTTCCAGTTCAGGGATGTGTATGAGCCTTCCGACCGGGAAGTTGAGCTTCTGGTGGTTTTGGCTCTTGAACTTTCCCTTGTGATCGACCATGTTCTCCTGTTTGAAGAAGCCAGGAAAAAGGCTAGACAGATTGAAGCGCTGTCCCAGGTCAGCGAATCGATCACCTCCAGCCGGTATCTTGAGGAAATCCTCCATCTGATCGTGACGGTTACAGCCGAAATGACAAGCTCTACACTCTGCTCTCTCATGATTTACGACCAGGAGGAAGGTCTTGTGATCCGGGCGACCCAGACGCTGTCCCAGGAGTACCGGAACAAACCTCCGATCAAGATCGGTGAAAGCATCTCCGGACTGGTGTTTCGGGATGGGCGTCCGATCTGGGTGGAAAATGTCCAGGCAGATCCCCGCTATTCCTTCAAGGATCTCGCGAAGAAGGAAAATCTGGTTTCTCTCCTTTCTGTTCCCATGATGATCAAGAATCGTCCGATTGGTGTCATCAATGTCTATACCAGCAAGGTTCATCGTTTTTCCGAGGATGAGGTGACCGTCTTGCAGACGGTGGCCAATCAGGCGGCCATCGCCTGGGAAAACACAAGCCTTCTCCAGAAAAACATCGAGATGGAAGAAGCCCTCGAGTCCAGAAAAAAAATTGACAGGGCCAAGAGTATTCTGATGAAGACCAACCATATCACCGAAGATGAAGCCTACAGACTGCTTCAGAAGAAAAGCATGAACATCCGCAAATCCATGAAGGAAATCGCAGAGGCCATCTTGTTGGCGAATGATCTGAAGGAAGGGTAG
- the aroB gene encoding 3-dehydroquinate synthase has protein sequence MIRHDVRSRLGDYPVLIESGLLKGLPSLLSGMGWRSEGRVGLITNPVVYPLHGERIVKSLLSGDFRPETMLLPDGESHKTLGSVSSLLDQLLALRWERREPLLVLGGGVTGDMGGFAASILLRGVPVVHIPSTVVAQVDSSVGGKTGVDHSMGKNLIGSFYPPKAVWIDPDLLLTLPLKERRAGLGEVIKYAMIGNARLSDLLEKNIQRLGGEKFERDLWSAAISESVFEKSRIVSEDEHEGGLRMTLNFGHTFGHALEGALGFGGMLHGEAVGLGMLLASRVSERMGLSRGISERLLALLKGAGLPYQWPKDVSIEDLKKFWGSDKKTQGGRATIILPVSWGKVLMTRDYDLETVRQSLSDL, from the coding sequence TTGATCAGACATGATGTCCGCTCCCGTCTGGGGGATTATCCGGTCCTGATCGAATCCGGTCTTTTGAAAGGGCTCCCTTCCCTGTTGTCAGGGATGGGATGGCGTTCGGAAGGCCGGGTTGGACTCATTACCAATCCTGTTGTCTACCCCCTTCATGGAGAGAGAATCGTCAAGAGCCTCCTTTCAGGCGATTTTCGTCCGGAGACAATGCTTCTTCCGGACGGGGAGTCCCACAAGACTCTGGGATCTGTTTCTTCACTTCTGGACCAACTCCTGGCGCTCCGGTGGGAAAGGCGCGAACCTCTTCTGGTTTTGGGCGGTGGCGTAACGGGGGATATGGGAGGATTTGCGGCATCGATCCTTTTGCGTGGAGTTCCGGTTGTCCATATCCCATCGACCGTTGTCGCTCAGGTCGACTCTTCCGTCGGTGGAAAAACAGGTGTGGACCACAGCATGGGCAAAAACCTCATTGGATCTTTTTATCCCCCAAAGGCTGTCTGGATTGATCCTGATCTTTTGTTGACCTTACCATTGAAAGAAAGACGCGCCGGACTTGGAGAGGTCATCAAATATGCGATGATCGGGAATGCCCGGCTTTCCGATCTTCTGGAGAAGAACATCCAAAGACTTGGTGGGGAAAAATTCGAGAGGGATCTCTGGTCTGCTGCCATTTCAGAGTCGGTCTTTGAAAAATCCCGGATTGTATCGGAAGACGAACATGAAGGCGGACTTCGGATGACCCTGAATTTTGGCCATACATTTGGTCATGCTCTGGAAGGGGCACTGGGATTTGGAGGGATGCTGCACGGAGAGGCGGTTGGTCTCGGGATGCTTCTGGCCTCCCGTGTCTCTGAGCGGATGGGATTGTCCCGGGGAATTTCGGAGAGGCTTCTTGCCCTCCTGAAGGGAGCTGGCCTCCCGTATCAATGGCCCAAGGATGTTTCCATCGAAGATCTGAAAAAATTCTGGGGGTCCGACAAGAAAACACAAGGTGGCAGGGCGACAATCATTCTTCCTGTGTCCTGGGGAAAGGTTCTGATGACTCGTGACTATGATCTGGAGACCGTTCGTCAGTCTCTTTCCGATCTCTAA
- a CDS encoding shikimate kinase, producing the protein MDHEIHPGKSSGHILLVGPRGSGKTTIGHSLARVRDLAFYDTDRMVEEVIREPISTFWAREGEPSFRNLESGVLQKLPGVKAGVVSTGGGIVLSPANRELISKMGLVLYLSVSVDVLEGRLSHWGNSRPRLNPQIPLSEEIALTVRERDPLYREIADYVVETGGMSVPQVVFQISRLLGEDWASKVGGV; encoded by the coding sequence ATGGACCATGAGATCCATCCTGGCAAATCTTCGGGGCATATCTTGCTCGTTGGGCCGAGAGGGAGCGGAAAGACGACGATTGGCCATTCCTTGGCCCGCGTCCGGGATCTCGCATTTTATGATACGGACAGGATGGTCGAAGAGGTCATTCGTGAACCGATTTCGACTTTTTGGGCTCGGGAAGGGGAACCTTCTTTCCGAAATCTGGAATCGGGCGTTCTTCAAAAGCTTCCGGGGGTGAAAGCGGGGGTGGTTTCAACGGGAGGCGGAATCGTTCTTTCTCCTGCAAACAGGGAGCTGATTTCCAAAATGGGGTTGGTTCTCTATCTTTCCGTCTCGGTGGATGTGCTTGAAGGGCGTCTCTCCCATTGGGGGAACTCCCGTCCACGGCTGAACCCCCAAATCCCTTTGTCCGAAGAGATTGCTTTGACGGTCAGGGAACGCGATCCGCTGTATCGGGAAATCGCCGATTATGTTGTTGAAACCGGCGGAATGAGCGTTCCCCAGGTCGTTTTCCAGATCTCCCGACTTTTGGGGGAGGACTGGGCTTCAAAGGTGGGTGGAGTTTGA
- the aroC gene encoding chorismate synthase, which yields MIRFLTAGESHGPALVGMIEGIPSGMPLDSDMLREDLSRRKMGYGRGGRMRIETDEVRFLTGVRRGVTIGSPITVILENKDFSHWEEDMAVGPRSGEPERQVLIPRPGHADYAGGIKYGMRDLRNILERASARETAMRVALGGVARQYLRQLDIDVTSFVLEIGSVSMKSPHMEVKDFSELRSLVMASEVFCPEVEASLAMIEAIRTAKREGDTLGGVFEVRTTPLPVGLGTYTQWDRRLDGLLAQAMMSIQAIKAVEIGLGMEGARKHGSKVHDAFLPAGPGQPPVRPTNGAGGLEGGMTNGQPLLIRAGMKPISTLYNPLPSVNIRTGESAPATIERSDTCAVPAASVVGEAMVCLILAQAISEKFSGDSIGELKAHMESSERVEQMYYPGNIV from the coding sequence TTGATTCGCTTTCTCACGGCAGGAGAATCTCACGGTCCGGCTCTGGTCGGGATGATCGAGGGAATCCCCTCGGGAATGCCGCTGGATTCGGATATGCTTCGGGAAGATCTTTCAAGGCGAAAAATGGGGTACGGCCGGGGTGGCCGAATGCGGATAGAAACTGATGAGGTTCGTTTCTTGACCGGCGTCCGCCGGGGGGTGACCATCGGAAGCCCCATCACGGTCATCCTTGAGAACAAAGACTTTTCCCATTGGGAAGAGGATATGGCCGTCGGTCCCAGAAGTGGGGAGCCGGAGCGCCAGGTTTTGATTCCCCGTCCAGGACATGCGGATTATGCGGGGGGCATCAAGTACGGCATGCGTGACCTGCGGAATATTCTTGAGAGGGCCAGCGCCAGGGAAACGGCGATGCGTGTGGCACTCGGCGGCGTTGCCCGTCAATATCTTCGCCAGCTCGATATCGATGTGACCTCCTTTGTCCTTGAGATTGGATCTGTTTCCATGAAATCTCCACACATGGAGGTGAAGGATTTTTCGGAGCTCAGATCGCTTGTCATGGCATCAGAGGTGTTTTGTCCTGAGGTGGAGGCATCTCTGGCCATGATTGAGGCGATCCGGACCGCCAAGAGAGAAGGGGATACTCTTGGTGGTGTTTTTGAGGTCAGGACAACACCTCTTCCTGTCGGTCTCGGAACGTATACCCAATGGGACCGTCGTCTTGACGGGCTCCTTGCCCAGGCGATGATGAGCATTCAGGCCATCAAGGCCGTTGAGATCGGGTTGGGTATGGAAGGGGCCCGAAAGCATGGATCAAAGGTTCATGACGCTTTTCTTCCAGCTGGACCAGGCCAGCCTCCAGTGAGACCCACCAATGGTGCCGGAGGACTTGAGGGAGGGATGACGAACGGCCAGCCACTCTTGATTCGGGCCGGAATGAAACCGATCTCAACCCTTTATAACCCGCTTCCTTCTGTCAACATTCGTACTGGGGAATCCGCTCCGGCAACCATTGAGCGCTCGGATACCTGTGCGGTTCCTGCTGCTTCAGTTGTCGGAGAGGCCATGGTCTGCCTGATTCTGGCCCAGGCAATTTCGGAGAAGTTTTCGGGGGATTCGATCGGAGAGCTTAAAGCTCACATGGAGTCCAGCGAACGTGTCGAACAGATGTATTATCCCGGAAATATTGTTTGA
- the rapZ gene encoding RNase adapter RapZ produces MDRMHFLFVSGLSGAGKSHAIQVLEDLGYFCVENLPSPLLSTFAELLSHSVPAITNVAIGIDIRERGFLDVFLRFYEDLKSQGRNSEILFLEADDSELIRRFSETRRPHPLSGSSGISLVEAIQDEREKLASLKSRADRLINTTGVKTSELKTILFKLYGHGQEHKGLKLFIMSFGFKYGVPIECDMVLDVRFLPNPYYVPELREKTGLDEPVCKMVFAEGGESFLRELHSFLSYLLPNYISEGRSVFTLGLGCTGGKHRSVALAQALGAELLDKGYDMRVIHRDLGK; encoded by the coding sequence ATGGACCGGATGCATTTTTTATTTGTAAGTGGCCTGTCCGGTGCCGGAAAGAGCCATGCGATTCAGGTTCTTGAGGATCTGGGTTACTTTTGTGTCGAAAATCTCCCGTCTCCATTGCTTTCAACTTTTGCCGAGCTTTTGTCCCATAGTGTGCCGGCCATTACGAATGTTGCCATCGGTATCGATATTCGGGAAAGAGGCTTTCTGGATGTTTTTCTCCGCTTTTATGAAGACCTTAAAAGTCAGGGGCGAAACTCTGAAATCCTTTTTCTTGAGGCCGATGATTCGGAATTGATTCGCCGTTTTTCTGAAACAAGGAGACCTCATCCGCTCTCCGGATCCAGCGGGATCTCCCTTGTTGAGGCCATACAGGATGAACGGGAAAAACTGGCATCCCTCAAGTCCAGGGCAGACCGGCTGATCAATACGACAGGGGTCAAAACTTCCGAGCTCAAAACAATCCTGTTCAAACTCTATGGTCATGGACAGGAGCACAAGGGGCTGAAGCTTTTCATCATGTCTTTTGGTTTCAAATACGGGGTTCCCATTGAATGTGACATGGTTCTTGATGTCCGATTTTTGCCAAACCCGTATTATGTTCCTGAACTCAGGGAGAAGACCGGACTTGATGAACCGGTTTGCAAAATGGTTTTTGCGGAAGGTGGAGAGTCCTTTCTCCGGGAACTCCATTCTTTTCTTTCCTATCTGCTTCCCAACTATATTTCGGAAGGACGGTCTGTTTTCACTCTCGGACTGGGATGCACAGGCGGAAAACATCGTTCTGTAGCCTTGGCACAGGCATTGGGTGCCGAGTTGCTGGACAAAGGATATGACATGCGGGTTATTCACCGGGATTTGGGGAAATGA
- the hpf gene encoding ribosome hibernation-promoting factor, HPF/YfiA family, with translation MQTLMTARHMELTEGIKERMNEKMAVLDRVAPENSHAEIVMSVEKIRQKVEVTLHANGRIIHAEAVTNDLYGSMDLVIEKLQRQLVKFKERLGHNRTTGVMPVPTESSSPKTLPPLVKSKRFPVKPMNQDDAIFQMELLDKDFFLYLDSSDQVMMLLYRRRDGSLGQIRPEY, from the coding sequence ATGCAAACACTGATGACTGCACGACACATGGAGCTGACTGAGGGTATCAAGGAAAGAATGAATGAAAAAATGGCTGTCCTTGATCGGGTAGCTCCAGAGAACAGCCATGCGGAAATAGTGATGTCGGTGGAAAAGATCCGTCAAAAAGTGGAAGTGACTCTCCATGCCAATGGCCGCATTATCCATGCCGAGGCTGTTACGAACGACCTGTATGGCTCAATGGATCTTGTGATTGAAAAACTCCAGCGCCAACTGGTCAAATTCAAGGAGCGACTTGGCCACAATCGGACAACAGGTGTGATGCCCGTTCCGACAGAGTCTTCGTCTCCAAAGACTCTTCCTCCACTGGTGAAGAGCAAACGTTTTCCCGTGAAGCCGATGAATCAGGATGATGCGATCTTTCAGATGGAGCTTCTCGACAAGGACTTTTTTCTCTATCTGGATTCTTCCGATCAGGTCATGATGCTTCTCTATCGGCGACGGGACGGTAGTCTCGGTCAGATTCGTCCGGAATACTAG
- the rpoN gene encoding RNA polymerase factor sigma-54 — MIRQSLEIKLGQKMVLTPQLQQSIHLLMLSRLDLVDEMIEEVQVNPLLEMLEPGETATPDGEEFSSDPGSDSESFAQEEMDSWDVDAASTRGDPEDQPSDPLSTWEHPMLEGLDAADSFRDEQLNREEPSSDYSYEKFLAGGTSLEEHVNWQLSFSDLNPRERDLACFLSGNLNEDGYLQISKEEIPAELLEGVSFEHVLGVLQECDPPGVGARNLRECLLIQARQLDLVDSLVWRILSDCMDEFLASQFKSIMKTLHATESELESAMAIIRRFETKPGRPFDQDAPTAIAPDVLFRDAGGGEIEVSLIEAGIPRVRIHPTYRDLLKNMRKDDVSRSYFEDKLKNAQWFLKSIEQRKKTILRVAEAILRYQRDFFFQGPSALKPLVLKTIAQDLGLHESTISRVTNKKYADTPFGLTELKFFFSGSIASSNGDDHSSVSVREKLREIVRKESPEHPFSDQEIMEQLSKEGIVIARRTVAKYRMELDIPPVNKRRKATH; from the coding sequence ATGATTCGGCAGTCGCTGGAAATCAAGCTGGGTCAAAAGATGGTTTTGACACCCCAGCTCCAGCAGTCGATTCATCTTTTGATGCTTTCCCGACTCGACCTTGTCGATGAAATGATCGAAGAGGTTCAGGTCAACCCTCTTCTTGAAATGCTGGAACCCGGGGAAACGGCGACTCCTGACGGAGAAGAGTTTTCAAGTGATCCGGGCTCTGACAGTGAATCGTTTGCTCAGGAAGAGATGGATTCATGGGATGTGGATGCCGCATCCACGCGAGGAGATCCGGAGGATCAGCCATCGGATCCTCTCTCAACATGGGAGCATCCCATGCTTGAGGGGCTTGATGCGGCGGACAGCTTTCGCGATGAACAGCTGAACCGGGAAGAGCCATCTTCCGATTATTCCTACGAGAAATTTCTGGCGGGGGGGACCTCCCTTGAAGAGCATGTCAACTGGCAGCTTTCTTTTTCGGACCTGAATCCCAGGGAGAGGGATCTTGCCTGCTTTCTTTCAGGAAATCTGAATGAAGACGGCTACCTGCAGATCTCCAAAGAGGAAATTCCCGCGGAGTTGCTGGAGGGGGTTTCCTTCGAGCATGTTTTGGGAGTCCTTCAGGAGTGTGACCCGCCCGGTGTCGGGGCCAGAAATCTTCGAGAGTGCCTATTGATCCAGGCGAGACAGCTTGATCTTGTCGATTCCCTGGTTTGGCGCATCCTGTCCGATTGCATGGACGAGTTCCTGGCTTCCCAATTCAAGTCGATCATGAAAACGCTTCATGCGACAGAGTCCGAACTGGAATCGGCTATGGCCATTATCCGTCGTTTTGAGACCAAGCCGGGCCGACCGTTTGATCAGGATGCGCCGACAGCGATTGCCCCTGATGTTCTCTTTCGCGACGCTGGTGGCGGGGAGATTGAAGTCAGCCTGATTGAGGCAGGGATTCCAAGGGTCAGGATTCACCCGACGTACCGGGATCTTCTCAAAAATATGAGGAAGGACGATGTTTCCCGATCCTATTTTGAGGACAAGCTGAAAAATGCCCAGTGGTTTTTAAAAAGTATCGAGCAACGAAAAAAAACGATCCTCCGTGTCGCAGAGGCAATTTTGCGCTATCAGAGGGATTTTTTCTTTCAGGGTCCATCTGCCCTCAAACCGCTAGTCTTGAAAACGATAGCCCAGGATCTTGGCCTTCACGAGTCGACCATATCCAGGGTGACAAACAAAAAATATGCGGATACCCCATTTGGTCTGACCGAGCTGAAGTTTTTCTTTTCCGGTTCAATTGCATCCTCAAACGGGGACGATCATTCTTCTGTGAGCGTTCGTGAAAAATTGAGGGAGATTGTTCGAAAGGAAAGTCCTGAACATCCTTTTTCTGATCAGGAAATCATGGAACAGCTTTCTAAAGAGGGTATCGTCATTGCCCGAAGAACGGTGGCAAAGTATCGAATGGAGCTTGATATACCTCCAGTGAATAAAAGAAGGAAGGCCACCCATTAG
- the lptB gene encoding LPS export ABC transporter ATP-binding protein — MAITVSDLKKNYRKRWVVGGVNLNVSQGEVVGLLGPNGAGKTTTFYMIVGLVRPDGGKILMDDDEISHLPVHMRARKGISYLPQESSIFRKLTVSENIMAVLEYMDLSRSERQSRLETLLGELNISHLTKNKAYTLSGGERRRVEVARALATKPRYILLDEPFAGVDPIAVIDIQKIIADLKRRDIGVLITDHNVRETLEITDRAYVINQGMILEEGTPFEVANSPKAKAFYLGEKFTLNTPAGDHS, encoded by the coding sequence ATGGCAATCACTGTTTCTGACCTGAAAAAAAATTACCGAAAAAGGTGGGTTGTCGGAGGAGTGAACCTGAATGTTTCCCAGGGAGAGGTTGTCGGTCTTCTGGGGCCAAATGGAGCCGGCAAAACGACAACTTTTTACATGATTGTCGGTCTGGTCAGACCTGATGGGGGTAAAATCCTGATGGACGATGACGAGATTTCCCATCTGCCGGTCCATATGAGAGCCAGAAAGGGGATCAGTTATCTCCCTCAGGAAAGTTCCATCTTCCGAAAGCTGACGGTTTCTGAAAATATCATGGCTGTCCTTGAGTATATGGACCTTTCACGATCTGAGAGGCAAAGCCGGCTGGAAACCCTTCTTGGAGAGCTGAACATCTCCCACCTGACAAAGAACAAGGCTTACACCCTGTCCGGGGGGGAGCGAAGACGTGTTGAGGTGGCCAGGGCTCTTGCGACAAAGCCGAGATATATCCTTCTTGATGAGCCTTTTGCAGGTGTGGATCCCATTGCAGTGATCGATATCCAGAAAATCATTGCCGATCTCAAAAGGCGTGATATCGGAGTGCTGATCACCGACCATAACGTCCGGGAAACACTTGAGATCACCGATCGGGCTTATGTCATCAACCAGGGAATGATTCTTGAGGAAGGTACACCGTTTGAAGTTGCCAACAGTCCCAAGGCCAAGGCGTTTTATCTGGGAGAGAAATTCACATTGAACACGCCTGCGGGGGACCATTCATGA